One genomic segment of Nonomuraea coxensis DSM 45129 includes these proteins:
- a CDS encoding DUF6493 family protein: MWEAVGSGDAELVAERVLALDAEGRKAVAAALPGRLAVARRRAVTVAPGDETWIDPMRVAGAGAISGAAATVAWLNRRDFQDRRHEAPDATPVLVRVLSARPPAWQADFATRAALRLPGRRGGHRRSGDLGALVLAMLRHTGVTPPAHDPLVVEWAARPPTASQLGRDPLLGHLLPRLFEADGVGRALRDERGDRSASGAWLAALTTLAGDGGIGRDLLLDGCVHRFLRGGPVVGLRFFARLHERLEPTYDEVHARAHAYLRLLTAAPGSVADLALRHLRRLAGLGHQDVGEAVRALLSRPERRLVTAGLAWLDEYASDRDAGLDTFAPALANAFRCPSADVQGRAVRLAVTHARHFGPEGVAAVRAGARVLPQDLAETLAAAFGGAAHAGARREHDGFAPVPLPAPRPLPPLPPAPRTAADLADIPHRDSWPAMELWLAGVVRLHGEDPGGLATALAVRAARRTATGGPRDGIEACSETILACLADAPADRPGGGAAGAPADGLPRGLSGEPLDDGAVGAPGAGARLPAPYLLLLRRWAEVRDGLRAGTLPPFLLAEPTEPTGHIDPAELVTRLEDYERADVQVMPADLQQALLRLPRAVPPEVVARARALASTAGRAAARWMDGARPAPLTAVAWPGEQPGEQPGERQGERLDGLVARIRADATGLPLIDLLFADPEPRPDEEHAGGCLPWWPYVMPSDREVAAQHYLPWLRLAGTPGREDVGPGEALALAASGGPPGEGVALVLAHVVADRPRGGAPERRAAPVVELAARGELDGAGLGRQLGRLLRGGWRKPGPVLETLEAAAALGAHRQVWEVVTGLLETFLPGPEERPAARHAQVLGFALRAARWAEARGPVPCVAEAAARRASNNFVREARRLHTYLTRRGPHRA, encoded by the coding sequence GTGTGGGAGGCGGTCGGCAGCGGGGATGCGGAGCTGGTCGCCGAGCGTGTCCTGGCTCTGGACGCGGAGGGACGGAAGGCGGTGGCCGCGGCTCTCCCGGGCCGTCTCGCCGTGGCACGGCGCCGCGCGGTGACCGTCGCCCCAGGCGACGAGACCTGGATCGACCCCATGCGCGTCGCCGGCGCGGGCGCCATCTCCGGTGCCGCCGCCACCGTGGCCTGGCTCAACCGCCGCGACTTCCAGGACCGCCGGCACGAGGCCCCCGACGCCACCCCCGTCCTGGTGCGGGTCCTGTCGGCCCGCCCGCCCGCCTGGCAGGCCGACTTCGCCACCCGCGCCGCGCTCAGGCTCCCCGGCCGCCGCGGCGGCCACCGCCGCTCCGGCGACCTGGGCGCCCTGGTCCTCGCCATGCTGCGCCACACCGGCGTCACCCCGCCGGCGCACGACCCGCTCGTGGTCGAGTGGGCCGCGCGCCCGCCCACCGCCTCCCAGCTCGGCCGCGACCCGCTCCTCGGCCACCTCCTGCCCCGGCTGTTCGAGGCGGACGGCGTCGGCAGGGCGCTGCGCGACGAACGCGGCGACCGTTCCGCCTCCGGCGCCTGGCTCGCCGCGCTCACGACCCTGGCCGGCGACGGCGGGATCGGCCGCGACCTGCTGCTCGACGGCTGCGTACACCGTTTCCTGCGCGGCGGCCCCGTCGTCGGCCTGCGCTTCTTCGCCCGCCTGCACGAACGGCTGGAGCCCACCTACGACGAGGTGCACGCGCGCGCCCACGCCTACCTGCGCCTGCTCACCGCCGCGCCCGGCTCGGTCGCCGACCTGGCGCTGCGGCACCTGCGGCGGCTCGCCGGCCTCGGCCACCAGGACGTGGGGGAGGCGGTGCGGGCGCTGCTGTCCCGCCCGGAACGCAGGCTGGTGACGGCCGGGCTCGCCTGGCTCGACGAGTACGCGAGCGACCGCGACGCCGGGCTGGACACGTTCGCGCCCGCGCTGGCGAACGCCTTCCGCTGCCCGTCGGCCGACGTCCAGGGGCGGGCGGTGCGGCTGGCGGTCACGCACGCCAGGCATTTCGGCCCCGAGGGGGTCGCGGCCGTACGGGCCGGAGCCAGGGTGCTGCCCCAGGACCTCGCGGAGACCCTGGCGGCGGCGTTCGGCGGTGCGGCGCACGCGGGGGCGCGGCGGGAGCACGACGGCTTCGCCCCCGTCCCGCTGCCCGCCCCCCGGCCCCTGCCGCCGCTGCCGCCCGCGCCCCGTACCGCCGCCGACCTCGCGGACATCCCTCATCGCGACTCGTGGCCGGCCATGGAGCTGTGGCTGGCGGGCGTCGTCCGGCTGCACGGCGAGGACCCCGGCGGCCTCGCGACGGCCCTGGCCGTACGCGCCGCCAGGAGGACGGCAACCGGCGGCCCCCGCGACGGGATCGAGGCGTGCTCGGAGACGATCCTCGCCTGCCTCGCGGACGCGCCCGCCGACCGACCTGGGGGCGGGGCCGCGGGAGCCCCTGCGGACGGCCTTCCGCGGGGGCTCTCCGGTGAACCCCTGGACGACGGGGCTGTGGGCGCACCCGGCGCCGGGGCCCGCTTGCCCGCGCCGTACCTGTTGCTGCTGCGTCGCTGGGCCGAGGTCCGTGACGGGCTGCGTGCGGGGACGTTGCCGCCGTTCCTGCTCGCCGAGCCCACCGAGCCGACGGGCCACATCGACCCCGCCGAGCTGGTGACCCGGTTGGAGGACTACGAGCGCGCGGACGTCCAGGTCATGCCCGCCGACCTGCAGCAGGCCCTGCTCCGGTTGCCGCGCGCCGTACCGCCCGAGGTGGTGGCCCGGGCACGGGCGCTCGCCTCGACGGCGGGACGCGCGGCGGCCCGATGGATGGACGGCGCCCGCCCGGCGCCGCTGACCGCCGTCGCATGGCCGGGCGAACAGCCGGGCGAACAGCCGGGCGAACGGCAGGGGGAACGGCTGGACGGGCTCGTGGCGCGCATCCGCGCCGACGCCACCGGGCTGCCGCTGATCGACCTGCTGTTCGCCGATCCCGAGCCCCGCCCGGACGAGGAGCACGCCGGCGGCTGCCTGCCGTGGTGGCCGTACGTCATGCCGTCGGACCGGGAGGTGGCCGCGCAGCACTACCTGCCCTGGCTGCGCCTGGCCGGGACGCCGGGGCGCGAGGACGTCGGGCCGGGGGAGGCGCTGGCGCTCGCGGCGAGCGGCGGGCCGCCGGGGGAGGGGGTCGCCCTCGTGCTCGCCCACGTCGTCGCGGACCGGCCCCGGGGCGGCGCTCCGGAGCGGCGGGCCGCGCCGGTGGTGGAGCTGGCCGCGCGCGGCGAACTGGACGGGGCCGGGCTCGGGCGGCAGCTCGGCCGGCTGCTGCGCGGGGGATGGCGCAAGCCGGGCCCGGTGCTGGAGACGCTGGAGGCCGCGGCGGCGCTGGGGGCGCACCGGCAGGTGTGGGAGGTCGTGACGGGGTTGCTGGAAACGTTCCTGCCGGGGCCCGAGGAGCGGCCGGCCGCGCGGCACGCGCAGGTGCTCGGCTTCGCCCTGCGCGCGGCACGGTGGGCAGAGGCGCGCGGGCCGGTGCCGTGCGTGGCGGAGGCCGCCGCGCGCCGGGCGTCGAACAACTTCGTACGCGAGGCGCGGCGGCTCCACACCTACCTGACGCGACGCGGCCCGCACCGGGCCTGA
- a CDS encoding DUF5925 domain-containing protein — MNIWIDDADSAIDVIDALALSPFATGAQPWSRLANLERVRTDAPLAPKGGRVLRTARVEDGTESRLICGDGWTLRVVRHRNRTATVSVTAVDEELAKSVLRESIEGAEEAVPEADHVDMGFWWRGTHGGTRSEKPITAQPWPEISQNYSGKVRPALDRLMSITPADVNGRLILLHGQPGTGKTTLLRTLAKQWREWCQVDCVLDPERLFNEPGYLMEVAVGYDTDEDAQRWRLLVLEDCDELISSGAKAQAGQGLSRLLNLTDGLLGQGRDVLVAITTNEDLARLHPAVVRPGRCLTQLEVGPLSRDEAVAWLGRSDGVGPSGATLAELYALRAGREFTPAQGDESTGLYL; from the coding sequence ATGAACATCTGGATCGACGACGCCGACTCCGCCATCGACGTGATCGACGCCCTGGCGCTGTCGCCGTTCGCGACGGGCGCCCAGCCGTGGTCCCGGCTGGCGAACCTGGAGCGCGTGCGCACCGACGCGCCGCTCGCCCCCAAGGGCGGCCGGGTGCTGCGCACGGCGCGGGTCGAGGACGGCACGGAGTCGCGGCTCATCTGCGGCGACGGCTGGACGCTGCGCGTGGTGCGCCACCGCAACCGCACGGCCACGGTCAGCGTCACGGCGGTCGACGAGGAGCTGGCCAAGTCGGTGCTGCGCGAGAGCATCGAGGGCGCCGAGGAGGCCGTGCCCGAGGCCGACCACGTCGACATGGGCTTCTGGTGGCGGGGCACGCACGGCGGCACGCGCTCGGAGAAGCCGATCACCGCCCAGCCCTGGCCGGAGATCAGCCAGAACTACTCCGGCAAGGTGCGTCCCGCCCTCGACCGGCTGATGTCGATCACCCCGGCCGACGTCAACGGCCGGCTCATCCTGCTGCACGGCCAGCCCGGCACCGGCAAGACCACGCTGCTGCGCACGCTCGCCAAGCAGTGGCGCGAGTGGTGCCAGGTCGACTGCGTGCTCGACCCCGAGCGCCTGTTCAACGAGCCCGGCTACCTGATGGAGGTGGCGGTCGGCTACGACACCGACGAGGACGCGCAGCGCTGGCGGCTGCTCGTCCTGGAGGACTGCGACGAGCTGATCAGCTCGGGCGCGAAGGCGCAGGCGGGGCAGGGCCTGTCGCGGCTGCTCAACCTGACCGACGGCCTGCTCGGCCAGGGCCGGGACGTGCTGGTGGCCATCACCACCAACGAGGACCTCGCCCGGCTCCACCCGGCCGTCGTCCGTCCGGGCCGGTGCCTGACCCAGCTCGAGGTGGGGCCGCTGAGCAGGGACGAGGCCGTCGCCTGGCTCGGCAGGTCCGACGGCGTGGGCCCGTCGGGGGCGACCCTGGCGGAGCTGTACGCGCTGCGCGCCGGCCGCGAGTTCACCCCCGCCCAGGGCGACGAGTCCACCGGCCTCTACCTCTGA